One Triticum dicoccoides isolate Atlit2015 ecotype Zavitan chromosome 4B, WEW_v2.0, whole genome shotgun sequence genomic window carries:
- the LOC119294079 gene encoding metal tolerance protein 1-like, whose product MDSHTNSSSPHEVTMDISSASGSKMCRGASCDFADSTNTSKDAKERSASMRKLLTAVILCVIFMAVEVVGGIKANSLAILTDAAHLLSDVAAFAISLFSLWAAGWEATPRQSYGFFRIEILGALVSIQLIWLLAGILVYEAIMRLVNGSGGEVQGSLMFAVSAFGLFVNIVMAVLLGHDHGHGGHGHSHDHGDSEDNHGHDHEQGHAHHHEHSHGSSITVTTHHHSHSTTGQHQDDAEEPLLKTAKEPRRRNINVHSAYLHVIGDSIQSIGVMVGGALIWYKPEWKIIDLICTLIFSVIVLFTTVRMVRNLLEVLMESTPREVDATRLEGGLLQMEGVVAVHELHIWAITVGKVLLACHVTIEQDADADQMLDKVIGYIKEEYNIGHVTIQIERE is encoded by the coding sequence ATGGACAGCCATACTAATTCATCATCGCCCCACGAAGTAACAATGGACATCTCATCGGCATCCGGGAGCAAAATGTGCAGAGGTGCTTCTTGCGACTTCGCCGACTCCACCAACACCTCCAAAGACGCAAAGGAGAGGTCCGCGTCCATGAGGAAGCTCCTGACCGCCGTGATCCTCTGCGTTATATTCATGGCGGTCGAAGTGGTTGGAGGCATCAAGGCGAACAGCCTTGCGATCTTGACCGATGCAGCCCATCTCCTCTCGGACGTCGCCGCCTTCGCCATATCTCTGTTCTCCCTGTGGGCAGCTGGTTGGGAAGCGACGCCTCGGCAGTCGTACGGGTTTTTCCGTATAGAGATTCTTGGCGCACTGGTCTCTATTCAGCTCATATGGCTCCTCGCCGGCATACTCGTCTATGAAGCTATCATGAGGCTCGTCAATGGAAGCGGGGGCGAGGTGCAGGGATCCCTCATGTTCGCGGTATCAGCTTTTGGTCTGTTCGTTAACATTGTGATGGCAGTGCTGCTTGGCCATGACCATGGGCACGGTGGCCATGGACATTCACATGATCATGGTGACTCGGAGGACAACCATGGGCATGATCATGAGCAGGGCCACGCACATCACCATGAGCACAGCCATGGCAGTTCCATCACCGTCACAACTCATCATCACTCTCATTCAACCACCGGACAACATCAGGATGATGCCGAGGAACCGTTGCTCAAGACGGCTAAGGAGCCTCGCCGCCGTAACATCAATGTACACAGTGCTTATCTGCATGTGATCGGTGACTCCATCCAGAGCatcggcgtgatggtcggaggggcTCTCATCTGGTACAAGCCCGAGTGGAAGATCATCGACCTCATATGCACCCTCATCTTCTCCGTGATCGTGCTGTTCACCACAGTCAGGATGGTTCGGAACTTGCTCGAGGTTCTGATGGAGAGCACGCCCCGCGAGGTCGACGCCACCAGGCTCGAGGGCGGCCTCCTTCAGATGGAAGGCGTGGTTGCTGTCCATGAGCTGCACATCTGGGCTATCACGGTGGGGAAGGTGCTCCTGGCGTGCCATGTGACCATCGAGCAGGATGCGGACGCTGATCAAATGCTTGACAAGGTCATTGGGTACATCAAGGAAGAGTACAACATCGGCCATGTCACCATTCAGATCGAGCGTGAGTAA